In Euphorbia lathyris chromosome 10, ddEupLath1.1, whole genome shotgun sequence, the DNA window AGCTCGAAATTAAATCGTAAATCACgttaaaagatagggacaaaatgcccctatcacCTTCTTATACGCAAAAACTGCTCAAGCGTTATGGAATGAGCTCCAACAACAATTTGGAGAAAACATAGGAATGCAACTCTTTCATATGAAACAAGAGCCCGACAAAGTTAACTAGGGAAGTTCATCTATCTCTGTGTATTTCACGTAATTGAAACAACTATGGGATGAAATGAATGTAGGTCAACCATTAACTAATTATAATTGTGGAGGTTCTCATAAGATTATAACAGATCTAGCTAAAAAAGAGAGAGTTATGAAGTTTCTTTTTGGAATGTGTTCTGATTATTAACATGTTGCTAATCAAATTCTGCTGATAGATCATATGCCTCATCTTAATAATGTGTATGCAATGGTTCAACGAGTTGAAAAACAACTCGGTTACAATTCAGAATATTCATTAGAATTTGCTAATATTATTCCTAAGGCTATAGATTCCAGATATGATTCACATAAGAAAAAGTCAGGCAAAGACAAAGATTCTAAGGCAGACAAATATTTCATTCATTGCAAGAAGCACATGCATACAAAAGAGGAGTGTTTTCAACTGCATGGATTTTCTGAATGATTTAAAGGCAATAAATTAACATGATCTAAACAAGCAACTCAGAATACTGCTTTATACAGCAGAGATGGCATTTCTCCACTAGATTCTACTAGCGATGAAGAACTTGAGAGGCACATTTCTACTTCATAAAACTTTTACTCATAGAAAGATGTTCTACGTCCGGTGAATCAAGAAGTGCAAAGGCTAATGAAAGGCAAAGCTGTAACAGACGGCTCATCATCTGGATTCAAGACAAATTTCACTGCTTTTGCACCATGTGGTAATTCACTTCCGCCAGCATTATCTTGTTTTAATTCTGAATGGATTATTGACATATGTGTAACTTGTCATTATTCCACAAAGTATACACACCTTCTAAACTTAGGCATTTTTATTTACCTGATGGAAGTATGCAGAAGGTTTCTCAAGTAGGTGACATCATTATAAATCCAGCTTTAAAGCTGCAAGAAGTGTTATAAGTGCCTGATTTTCAGCTTAACCTCGTATCGATTGGAAGATTATTAAAAGATAACTTTAACATCAACATACAGTTTCATACTGATTGTTGCATATTGCAATACCATGATAATAATCTACCTATTGCAGCTAGAATTTTTCAAACAAGACTTTACCTACTTATGCATTCCTCTTTTGATCTAGCTACACTAAAGCAGTTCATTTCCAAAAATAAATCCAACAGATGTCTAACTGCTGTTACATAGAATAAACATACACTCATTTGGCACTATAGATTGGGACACACATCTTATTCAACTCTAAGAAAGACGTCCCCAGAGATTCAAGCCCCCAGTGATCCATGTAGTGCTTGTCACAAGGCCAAACAGGTTCGAGCAATGTTTCATATTAGTGTCACTAGAACATATGCTTGTTTTGAACTCTTACATATTAATGTTTGGGGTCCTTATAAGCAACCCACTTGTAGTGGAGCTAGATATATGTTGACAAATGTTGATGACTACAGTAGAACTACATTGTTGTTGTTATTCTCTTTAAAACTAAGTTGCTGAATTGCTTGATGATTTTATTAGAATGATACATAATCAATTATGTGCTTCTGTTAAAAAGAATAAGAACATATAATGgtagtgattttttttgtctcaaGCTATACAAACAATTTTGACCCAACATGGTATTTTACATGATAAAACTTGCACCTACTCACCACAACAAAATAGTGTGGTAGAACGCAAGCATAGACACCTCTGTGAAATAGCTATAAGTTGGCTACTATGTAGGTAGAGATATGTTTTAAAATGGGACAAGTTTAGAAGAGGGCAAAAGTTAAgtcaaaattaaatatatacaattgacattaattaattaatcaattgcaTTTTATTGTATAATTTCTCAATAATTAATAAATCGATTGTATTGTAATATCGCACTTCTTGCAAACTTCTTCTCCGATAACTCTACGATCACCCGAGGTCACAAAAGACGCCAGAAAAGGGAGCCGAAGTTCTGACGAACCCTCTCCAATGCTAAAGTTAGAAGATATTAGAGATAATATCTAGCCAACAAGTAATAGAGAAATGAAGTATAAACTGGTTCAAGTAAGATACCTGAACATGTTGCAGCATCTAAGAGGTCCCCACACTCTATCTTTCCGTGTCACATTGCCACAACACTTCTAAACATGAGAGCATGTATTTGGAATTCAACATGCTCATTGGTCCACGTGTTTCCAAATATATCTCCTGAAGACATCATTTGGATGAAAGGTGACCGAAACCATGACTTCGGCCAAGATTGATGCTGTAACAGGCTTTGGTGGAATCAGATCCATCTGAAGACTTCAGACTACAACAAGGCCTGACTTTCCAAAAGCTCAAATGACTTAGTACTGTATCATACTGTATTGTAGAATTTCgcaatatataaataagttttgaaatatttatttagaaatttagctttttaggtatatatataaaaggtgAGTTGAGACATAGATTTGATGTTCTTTTTATGGTAAAATGCAGTGCTTAGTGTCACTACCAATTTCTACTAACACTGACTGTACCCACTAAACACTTGAATTGCTTGCTTAAGTGTCGTACGGCTATTATGACTTTATAAATATTCATCACATCACCAAATAATATGCATCTCCATAAATTTCTATGCCAACCtggcttttattttctttatttcccCCCAAATTCATcacattaataattaatttgcgcgccaaaaaattgaaattatagTAATGTATGGTTTTGGTGAAATATATATGCctaaatttgtaatatataaaaCAGATAATAACAaacaattaacaaaaaaaaaaaactaacaacAGCAGCAAATAGCTTACTGCAACCgcaaacaacaacaataacaacaactaTTAACTAACAACTGAAGTCTATATACTTTTTCGAATTTGTTTTTCCATTAGATTTATATCTGTTAGCTatacttctttcttttattcttttttcagTCTTAATTAGAGCGGAAAATGTTCATCTTGTCCGTAGATTTatagatctacgtggttgcaataaAAGAagggactcagatccgaatgtccgGAAAATGCTAAATAAATGAAGAATGGATTACAACTATTTTTAATGGGATTTGACTTACGAGAGGTATATGATTTCTatttttgttgtatttgtaccttttatggattttattgctctttgtaatcTATTTTTCTCCCATTTGTGGATCTTGTACTGACTGTAGTCTGTGTGAGTGAGAGGTTTTATTCTTCTTAAATATCGTGCTGCATTTGTACTTTGTGATTTAATGAAATGTTATAtgacattatatatatatatataaaataaacctAAATAAAAGGCTAAAATATTAAAAGGGTTGAATGGCACTGCACCTTCACTAGATTTAGGCAAGGTTGTAACAAACACTATATGATATTCTAGCAGACAAGACTGTCGAGGATTAATCGAGAATTAGTCAAGGATTAattggatttgtatttttttatttcttaatcaatcgttatataaattcaattaaaatatatatcatactATCTAAAATAATTCGTGATATCTTTGAAAATGAGAAAACATCAACCTTTTAACAACAATATTATTGAAAGAACTCAaaagtaaattataataaagcaaaaaaaatcaaattcgtgataaaaaaattattttgatcatCGTTGCTTAGACAACATCTAGGCGGCTAAAAATCACGTAGAGCCCACAAAAACGCCTAAAGGAACTAATCGAAGAAAATCAGGGTGTATTTTCGATTTCAAATGCCCAAACGACGTTGGTTTTGAACAGTGGAtttaggttaaaaaaattaaccataatttttgttagattttggattaaattttACCGAGTATCAGCATGTAATTAAATAGATAGAAGTGGGTAATTGGGTGCAAGTTGGAGAGTGAATTAGAATATTTTGGTAAAGGATAtgatgataaaatatttatattcatGCACTTTAGTCCCAACTCCCGCAGACATACATTACATGTTTGGAGGCTCAATAGGTTGGTATAGATTGCGACAtcttaatattatattttcacTAAATATCAATGACtagtaacaattttttttttctttaaaaaaataattactattttttttattaaaatcgaaTCGATAATTTGTGGCGAATATTGAATTGTTTCGATTATATATTgttgaaatattattattagcaCATTTTTAaggatatatgttacaaatatgtatatatttttatattaaatcattttaaataatataatatatattttaattgtatttataataatttaattattaacaaGTAAgaaactataaaattacaaatttgattaatctctaattaattCTCGACTAATTTCTGATTAATATTTTATAGTTATGTCCGTCCGATTAAGACTTAACGTTTTTTTCACAAGACTTAATTGAAGACTTTAAAATATTATAGATGTAAGTGTAGTTTAGGGACATAATTAGGCTTCTTTTTTTTGGTCGAATGGAGGGATATAAACCCAGAAAACAGAAAACTAGGACTGAATCATCCGCGGACAATCCGTCCCACAATAATCAGAAAAAAACATTAAGGATGTCTGCAGGAGGCTCCTCACACTCGTGAAAATCCAAAGATAGACGTCCTGTGAAGTTAGCTATCCAATCTGCAGCGCAATTATCTTCCCGGTACACATGCACTAGCCAAATCTCCCAATCATTTGCAGACAACCTTCGACACTCATTCACAATCCAGAAAACAGAAAACTAGGACTGAATCATCCGCGGACAATCCGTCCCACAATAATCAGAAAAAACATCATGGATGCCTGCAGGAGGCTCCTCACACTCATGAAAACCCAAAGATAGACGTCCTGTGAAATTAGCCATCCAATCTGCAGCGCAATTACCTTCCTGGTACACATGTACTAGCCAAATCTCCCAATCATTTGCAGACAACCTTCGACACTCATTCACAATCTAGAAAATAGAAAACTAGGACTGAATCATCCGCGGACAATCCGTCccacaataataaaaaaaaatcctggATGCCTGCAGGAGGCTCCTCACACTCGTGAAAACCCAAAGATAGACGTCCTGTGAAGTTAGCCATCCAATCTGCAGCGCAATTACCTTCCCGGTACACATGCACTAGCCAAATCTCCCAATCATTTGCAGACAACCTTCGACACTCATTCACAATCCAGAAAACTAGGACTGAATCATCCGCGGACAATCCGTCCCACAATAATCAGAAAAAACATCATGGATGCCTGCAGGAGGCTCCTCACACTCGTGAAAACCCAAAGATAGACGTCCTGTGAAGTTAGCCATCCAATCTGCAGCGCAATTACCTTCTCGGTACACATGTACTAGCCAAATCTCCCAATCATTTGCAGACAACCTTCGATACTCATTCACAATCCAGTAACAACGATGATGGTTCTTAGTGCCTTCCTGAACCAAATGGACCACAACAATAGAATCTAACTCAACCACCACCCGTCTGCACCCTTTGTCCTAAGCAACTCAAGCCCGAAGTAGATGCCCCACAACTCAGCAAGGACTGCCGAACACACCCCCAGATTCACTGCAAACCCTGTAACCCAGCAGACATGAGCATCCCGTAGTACTCCTCCAGCTGACGCCAATCCGGGATTCCCCTTGCTAACGCCGTCGCTGTTTAATTTAAACCATCCAACCTCCGGCGGTCGCCAACGGATGAAAACCTCATGCCGATCCCTAGTCCTCATGCACTCTTCAAAGCCGAAAGCTTCCCTGAACCCAACAATTTTCCTTCGAAGAAACTCAACCTTATTCAGACAACCCACACTCTCCTGTTTAAAAACACGCAAACACCTCCAACGCGAAAGCCACCAAGGCTTTAAGCCAtagttttatcatttttaattaatatatttaaatcaaTTGAAGAGTGAATTACATATAGTTTTAAATTGATTCTATTTAATTCAAAAATCTTGGAAGCAAAACTATAAGATACTACTACTTATGGGAAAATGAAGTCAAGAGTTTGGTAGTTCGGTTGTTTGGCTTTCGCTAGATGGCTATATGTATTGTTGAAAAATGCAACATTAACTAATAAATCCATCACCAACAACTTTAAATTAAAGCAAACCAAAGCTTTTGTAATCAAACAACCTAGAAATGCAACAGAATTATATTTGCAACAACTTCAAAATACTCTACCATGTCATTAATCTAAATGCCTTGTCAATGTCCGTAATCCAAACGTACAACCAATCATCGCCATCAAAATGGCTCGACCTTCATTAGAAGTTGACAATACTTAAAGATTTCCGTGTTCTTTACCAGCAAACGAAACTCCATCAATTGTTTTAGTTACTCACATTCTTACCGGTTCAAACTACCATCAATCGCCAAGATTAGTTAAGGAAGCTTCAATCGAAGAACAAATTTAGGTGGATTTATATCTACATTTtcacatgaaaaataaaatcgAATAGAGTGTTatgtattatataattatagagataagttataaatttagCCCTATAACTATTAGATATGAAATTGTTAAGTCTAAGGTCAAAATGTTAGATGTTGGAGGATGATTTGAACATAAAAGTGCACGTGAATAAAGACATGTTTTCTATTAATGAGATTTGAAATCGAATCGTattgtaaatgttaagcttaATATATTTCGCTGTTTTATAGGTAAAAATTAAATCCGCTCTTCCCCAATAACCATAAGGAAAAATTTATACCCAAGGACAGAAGAAGGGAAAGCTACGGGGCTTGAATCCCCACTGTTCAcaaaaaaacaccgaaaattTCATGAAACTTTTGTACGGAGCTTTAATTTTCCAATGTAAAAATACCAAAAAAACTATCGATTTAATGCTCATAAATCACGAGAGTACCACAATAACTCTTTATTAGTGAATTATACTGTTTATACATTATCTTAATTATATATACCACCTCAAATAAAAGTGAAAGAAACTATCACTCACTACCTTTACTCTTtagttgttttattttattatttatggaTAATTTCTTACCCTTTctatctaaataaaaaaatataaacaataagTTTCAAACCAATTGTGATCcttgaaatatattaaaaatatatctataaatacataaaaaattattaatttacaaaattcaacTCATTTCATCATCTATTGGAAGACAAAGATCCCTATCAACTTAATTAATCAGCATAATAgtgtaatttacaaaatttgcTATCATTATTACAAggaaaaatttacaaaaattgATGTTTATGGTAGTAAAAGAAGCAACCAGGCTTCATAATGGGCAAAAAATCACacaattattaaattaaaaaaaatattatttttttaattatccatgaaaaaaaaacataaaaataaacataCAACCCAGATATCCATAATCAAAGCTGGCTTACACACACTCTGATCTTCTTCAATTTTGCAGTTCATCTCCAACTGGTTTGCACTTTTAATCTTgtttaatttctgatttcttcttcttcttaaatgGCTTCACTTCACTCTTTTTTCCCCAAttcaatcttcttcttctttaattttatcaatCACTATGCATTACTCACAATCAAAAAACACCTCCACAAGTACCCCCACTGCTTCCACCCCCACGGGTTCCGTCGTCTCGGGACGACACCCGAATTACCGGGGCGTTCGGAGACGGAGCAGTGGAAAATGGGTGTCTGAAATTAGAGAGCCGAGAAAACCTAATAGAATATGGTTAGGTACATTTCCTAACCCTGAAATGGCTGCTGTTGCTTATGATGTTGCTGCTTTAGCCCTAAAAGGGAGAGATGCTGAACTTAATTTCCCCAATTCGGCTGCGTCTCTCCCCGTGCCTGCCTCGGGTTCCCCGAGGGATATTCAGGCGGCGGCAGCTTCCGCTGCCGCCGCTGTCGGGGCGGCTAGGGATGCTTTAGGTATTGGAAATGGAGTTGGTGGTGTTAATCAAAATGTTGTGCAAAATGTTGTTGAGAGGCCTATTGTTAGTGAATTTGTTGATGAAGATTTGATTTTTGATATGCCTAATGTTTTGGTTAATATGGCTGAAGGAATGCTTCTTAGTCCTCCGAGGTTGGATTTTCCGGGCGGCGATGCTCCGGCGGATTACGGTTATGATTACGATTACGATTACGGTTACGATCAAGGAGATCAAAATCTCTGGAAATTTAATTAAGTGATTAAGTAATTTTATTAGTAATCTataatgtaattaaaaaaaataaaactttgaGTGAATAAATATGATGTGTGTTTTGTATGTGTTTGTGGAAAGTATCTACAATCATTGATAACCAAACTGATCTCGGATCGTTCAGGCATGAACGGCGGATATAGGAAGGATCCGACTGGAGCTCAAGCACTCACTGGTAGTCGGAAAATTCGATTGAATCATCGTGTGTAACTTTAGTTTTTTTAGGTTAAAggcaacaaaaaaaattacagttgAGTACCAATAATAAAAATTGAAGCACCTCGTATATGTGAATCTTGAATCCGTTACTGTATTCAGGTGATGACATGTTAATTGTGGTACTGACGTGCTACCCTCCCGAGTGGTGTAGAACTAGTTGTTCTTGGACACAATGGAATTTCTTCTATTTGtgttcttaatttttatttattagtttagtacgtgtttttctttttttgtaagAGGATGAGTTCGGACTCACAACCTCTTATTTCTGATTCCAGAAATGTACCAACCGAGCTATGCTCGTTTTGTAGTTTAATGCAtggttaattttcttttatctaTGGGTTTTACTTTGCTGTTATACTAATTTAATCTCTGGttttaaaatgaatttttttttatgaataatccatggcctcaattattgatttttttttttaaggaattattgatttttttttatgaaaattatttaattttaatggttgtgaaaattaaaaaaaaattaagatttatttataattacGCTAATTCTCATATGGTTATGATTGCTTATTCTACTCTACACTCAAAAATAAATTGACCTGCCATAGACAAAGTGGCCATTAACTACCAACAACAGAAATTGCAACTACCATCACCaatttaattaagggttaaggtgcaaaaatacccctaacgttttgggtctggatcaattttacccctaacgtctaaaatggtgcaattttacccttaacgtttgtagccaagagcaattttacccctaacgttgataaattggatcaatttcagaaataattcatcaaactgtcttctcggtcatgaatcttatcatctacacttcatatatgcgtcattttatcagtaacaaatcataaacatatgctgagatgtgaaaaaaataaaaaaatatattgtcttttgtatgaattagacaaaaaaaattcaaaaaattcaccgaatttgtaaatattaatctccaattctattattaaattacaaaaaaacatgaaattctttttttaggatgaattgatatgaaattggtgcaaaataatgaataaaaatatatgtgttttataataatatctgaaattgacccaaattaccaacgttaggggtaaaattgctcttggctacaaacgttagggc includes these proteins:
- the LOC136209702 gene encoding ethylene-responsive transcription factor ERF024; its protein translation is MHYSQSKNTSTSTPTASTPTGSVVSGRHPNYRGVRRRSSGKWVSEIREPRKPNRIWLGTFPNPEMAAVAYDVAALALKGRDAELNFPNSAASLPVPASGSPRDIQAAAASAAAAVGAARDALGIGNGVGGVNQNVVQNVVERPIVSEFVDEDLIFDMPNVLVNMAEGMLLSPPRLDFPGGDAPADYGYDYDYDYGYDQGDQNLWKFN